In Rattus rattus isolate New Zealand chromosome 3, Rrattus_CSIRO_v1, whole genome shotgun sequence, one genomic interval encodes:
- the Hjv gene encoding hemojuvelin yields MGDRGQSPSLRSPHGSPPTLSTLTLLLLLCGQAHSQCKILRCNAEYVSSTLSLRGGGSPDTPRGGGRGGLASGGLCRALRSYALCTRRTARTCRGDLAFHSAVHGIEDLMIQHNCSRQGPTAPPPARGPALPGAGPAPLTPDPCDYEARFSRLQGRNPGFLHCASFGDPHVRSFHNHFHTCRVQGAWPLLDNDFLFVQATSSPVASGANATTIRKITIIFKNMQECIDQKVYQAEVDNLPAAFEDGSVNGGDRPGGSSLSIQTANLGSHVEIRAAYIGTTVIIRQTAGQLSFSIRVAEDVARAFSAEQDLQLCVGGCPPSQRLSRSERNRRGAIAIDTARRLCKEGLPVEDAYFQSCVFDVSVSGDPNFTVAAQSALDDARVFLSDLENLHLFPVDAGPPLSPATCLVRLLSVLFVLWFCIQ; encoded by the exons ATGGGGGATCGAGGCCAGTCCCCTAGTCTCCGGTCCCCCCATGGCAGTCCTCCAACTCTAAGCACCCTCActctcctgctgctcctctgtGGACAGG CTCACTCCCAGTGCAAGATCCTCCGCTGCAATGCCGAGTACGTCTCGTCCACTCTGAGCCTTCGGGGAGGGGGCTCACCGGACACGCCACGTGGAGGCGGCCGTGGTGGGCTGGCCTCAGGTGGCTTGTGTCGCGCCCTGCGCTCCTACGCTCTCTGCACGCGGCGCACCGCCCGCACCTGCCGCGGGGACCTCGCTTTCCACTCCGCGGTGCATGGCATAGAGGACCTAATGATCCAGCACAACTGCTCACGCCAGGGTCCCACGGCCCCGCCCCCGGCCCGGGGTCCTGCCCTGCCCGGGGCCGGCCCAGCGCCCCTGACCCCAGATCCCTGTGACTATGAGGCCCGGTTTTCCAGGCTGCAGGGTCGAAACCCGGGTTTCTTGCATTGTGCTTCCTTTGGAGACCCCCATGTGCGCAGCTTCCACAATCACTTTCACACATGCCGCGTCCAAGGAGCTTGGCCCCTACTAGATAACGACTTTCTTTTTGTCCAGGCCACCAGCTCCCCGGTAGCATCGGGAGCCAACGCTACCACCATCCGGAAG ATCACTATCATATTTAAAAACATGCAGGAATGCATTGACCAGAAAGTCTACCAGGCTGAGGTAGACAATCTCCCTGCAGCCTTTGAAGATGGTTCTGTCAATGGGGGCGACCGACCTGGGGGCTCGAGTTTGTCCATTCAAACTGCTAACCTTGGGAGCCACGTGGAGATTCGAGCTGCCTACATTGGAACAACTGTAATCATTCGTCAGACAGCTGGACAGCTCTCCTTCTCCATCAGGGTAGCCGAGGATGTGGCGCGGGCCTTCTCTGCTGAGCAGGACCTACAGCTGTGTGTTGGGGGATGCCCTCCGAGCCAGCGACTCTCTCGCTCAGAGCGCAATCGCCGTGGGGCGATCGCCATAGATACTGCCAGAAGGTTGTGTAAGGAAGGGCTTCCGGTTGAAGATGCCTACTTCCAATCCTGCGTCTTTGATGTTTCAGTCTCCGGTGACCCCAACTTTACTGTGGCGGCTCAGTCAGCTCTGGACGATGCCCGAGTCTTCTTGTCCGATTTGGAGAACTTGCACCTTTTCCCCGTAGATGCGGGgcctcccctctctccagccacctgCCTAGTCCGGCTTCTTTCGGTCCTCTTTGTTCTGTGGTTTTGCATTCAGTAA